From the genome of Prionailurus bengalensis isolate Pbe53 chromosome D1, Fcat_Pben_1.1_paternal_pri, whole genome shotgun sequence:
GTGACGGTGCCCCTTAGATTCCCAGTCCCTGCCAGTCTCCCTGATTTATATTTCAGCCTTGACTTTCTAGGATAGGGCAAGCACCCTAATGCAGGCACAGCCCCTTGGCTTCCTCTGCAAAGGCTACTTACTCCGTCATTGCCCAGCACTCAGACAGAGCCAAGGGGATGCCCTCTTGCCCGTGGCTATGAAGTCGAACGGCGGACTGGCTCCAGCAACTAGGGCAGACAAGCTCTAATCACAGGCCTTTGTTGAGGCCTGGGGCTTAGTTTAATACAAGTGaaggggttttttgttgttgtattttttttttttaatgtaaagttgattattttattgataatttaaaaataaatgactttataTTGATTGTGAAACAGttctgcctctctttccctgCAAAACAGTGGCCGGATGCCACCACGTGGTGGTTTTTGTTTAGGCTTTGGAAAGGGGTTAAAATCTTTTTCAACCATGTGCTGGACCAGATGGACCAAAAGTCCCAGATTTTGAAGATGGTGTACCTCTCAAAGAATGAAATGTAACTGTATTTGAGTTTCAGATTTAAGCTGCTCCCTGCCCACCATAATTTGGTTCACTCGTCATGAGTATCTGGCTCCAGGAGACAGGAGAACTCTGGTGCGACGGGATGGGATCTAGAAGGCAGAGACATACCAAACATCCCTGGAGATTGCTATTGATCTAATTTTGAATCTGTCCCCGAAAGCAATGCTTCTGTTAACACCCTGGGTTCTAGAAGCCAGAtccatcttcctttcccttctcatcCTCCACTGTGCCCGGATCCGCTTTTGTCTCCCTTCTTTGGTGGCTGTGTCTGCACGTGGACGCTGTTGctcacatgctttttctttccttgtgtggACGAGCAGAAGAagatcatgatcatgatctgCTGTATCATCCTTGCGATCATCTTAGCTTCTACCATTGGGGGCATATTTGCCTGAACAAGGTGAGCCATCTGTGGGGAGGGTCAGACCTACTCTCACTTACTTGAAACTCTGGTGTCCTCGGGGTTTTGTCATTtgtcaccaggtgccccaaatctggGTGGGGTGAGGTGCTGAACTAGATAAAGGCTGGAGAAAACTCAGGAAAGAAATGCtttgtaaagagaaaaatgggTGAATAATGGGTTGGCAGtagatggggagacagaaggTGGCAAGCTGTTCCAAACCGGGTCTGGTAGCAGAACGAACGCTCTGTTCAGGATGCTTCGGAGAAGGATGTTGCCTCCCTGCAGCGGTTTGGGCTGTGGTGTCTGGGAAAGGCTGGAGGAGAGTTAGTTCTTGCATTAAAAGCACCCCGAACTCTTTAGAAGAGAGCCAGCCAGTAAACCCCGAGTAACAAGTTAGTGCAGACTCGCTGAGGAAGGACTTGGTGATCCTGGCTTCTAGCATCCTGTGGTGTATAATCTGTGAATTTCTTCCCCCTCCGTTTCTGTTGTCTCCTTCAGTCCTCACCGATGGAGCCTCAGCCGGAGTCTCTAATCCTTCTTCCACCTCTGTGGTGCCATCACCTCTCCACTGCAGATTCCTCACAGCTACCCCTCTTTCCATGATGAGACCTATGACACAGGGCGTCATCCAACCACCCATTACACGTTAGCAAAGCTAGACTTCAGACAGTAcggagctgggagggaggggcgggcagggctGGAGGAACAGGGAGCACAGTGGCGGACAGCTGGTTAGGCAAGGGCTGTGGGGCTGAGAACAGGTGCCTATTTGGGAAATAGAACAGCCAGTGCTGCACAGAGGCAGAAAATGCTGCACTCCCCGCTCCTCAGgatctcattttctctttgatcAACACCAGGCCCCTCAGGTTCTTCTAGGCCTCACCTTTGACCAACCTGCGTCTACTTCCTTCTTCAGGGTCTAATTGTCTAAAGTGAAGGCTGTCTAACCATAGGCGCCATACGGGTCTTGCTCACGGCAGCGTccccagtgcttagcacagtgcctgccacttACAGATTTCAAGTATCGGTTGACTTAATTACCTGTAATTAagctctgatttcagctcatggaTGAGTCCTTGGGTCTTACTCTGAAACCTTTTAAAGCATCAGTGGTAAACGGGTTATGTATCAGATGCTGTGTGCACATGCCTGGAAATGGGCTGATCCACACTTCTGCACAACAGGCCTCCTATTTCGGTGACATATAAAGTCCTTTTATATGGGTGGTGATGGAGTTCCACGGACAGTCCCTTATTCTGCGAAGATCGGCTGGCCCCAGGATTGGGGTTCAGTAACTCAAGGTggaccccaaacaaacaaaaaaaacgttTATATTATGAACTCCCGACAATCAGCACCGTGTTCTGTGAACGGTAACAGAGATGACGTGTCAGGTCAGGAAGGTGACAGCAGCCTACCACTTGCATTATTTATGTGCTCTGTGTTGCTAGCTAAAACGGATTTAGTTGGCCAGCAATGTGTGTACAAAATTGTCCCAAACACTGGTCCCAATTCAAGGTTTAGATGTGTTCTCTACTGCAATTTAGTaccagtaaaaccttggactgcAAGAAACTTGTTctgtgttccacaagatgagcaaacgtttctaataaattttaacttgataaacgagcgacgTCTTGTGATaggagtagtacatgatgccaaacatcacatgatcacaactgagccagtggctctggaaattcgctttgatatagcTTTGGcttataagcatgtttctgggaTGAagtatgctcgcaaaccaaggttttactgtaattacaAGAGGGTcactaaaaatacattaaaaaccacAGTGTTCAACTCTTGAGAACCATGTAACTATTTAGATATATTTGTAACtttgacagtaaattattttctttgctggaGATCTTAACGTTTTAAGAAGGTGGGATTAAAAACTGACAATTCAAGTCAGTGTGCTGTTTTCTACCCACTTTCCAAAGCACATGGTTTACCATTTATATCTATTTGTAGTTCTTTTAGTTTGAACAGGGGTTAGAAAACTGCCGGCTAGCTCTGAAAACTAGATGAATCTTGTTAAGGACAGACAGGGAGGTGGCAACATGGGGATTTAACACACGGGGCCCTTATTCATCCAGCATATTTGAGTGCTGTGTGGCACGTGCACTGTACTAGAACCTACAGGGACACAACACTGGCCCTCAGAGAACTTTAGACCTAGAAAGGCCAACTTCAACTTCTATTAGTTCTTGTGTTAAAAGGCAAAGGTTACGTTCCTTATCTTATTGTCCAACATCTCCCTTTGCCTTCCAGGATTGAGAGATGGATAGCTGggcataaataaatatctgttcaatCAAACAATGTGTGTcccactgtttctttctttgattttccaaaaatgtttctaACTAGTAAATATCATAGCAACTTGCTCCTGAAGCGTGTACATGTAACAGGTAGTACAGAATTCCCCACTGTCTGAAAGTAGAGTGTTCCTAAGCTGAAAAAATGTACAGCCAAGTAATTACCATTTTGTGAGAGTGAAAATTCTCTTCGGATTTCTTCCAGTTAGAGAAAAAACAGTTACTAATGAAGGTCTTTGGTAAAAGCGAAGCGATATGAAGCAAACTTTCAGACGGCAGGGAAACCCATACAGATACTAAGTCCAACTTATAACGGAGGTGGGAGATGGAAGGATGTTTCAGCCCTGAAGACATTCATCTTACAGCTGGGGAGAATCAGACCCCCTAACAGGCCAGCCTCTTGACCATTTAAGGATTAGGAGTGACCAGTGAGAAGTTATTTCCTGAGATGATCCTCAAACTTTATTTGATGTAAATACAACgcacttaaaaaaatcagcacATAGTGTACAATCTTTCAGAACTCATTTACTCATACACTGCTCCTCAGTTAGATATCAGAGCTACCCGAAGACTTGGAGGGTAGGCTGATGGGAATAAAAGCGTAGATTCTTTCTCTCAGCAGCCTTTGTACACTTAGTTCTCCCACTCTCACTACACACGTTCAGGCATATAGAACTTGCCCCAGTACCGTCCCTTCTGGGCCAAGTCATACGGGCTCAGGACTTTGCGTATCCCCAGCATGTTGGCAGTGGCTATGCGCTCAAAGGTCCAGGGGTTTTGGTTGTTCTGTTCCCTTTCCTCTTGATCTTTCCGCATCTTCTCTAGAGTCTCACGGCTCACGGCCTTTGCTGGGAAGGGCAACTTGTGGGCCACCTGGTCGAGGAAACCTTGTACCTCTTTGAATTCACAACGCCCACCCATCTCTACTATGAGACGGCCAGCCTTCACGGGAGTCACGTAGTGATCAATGGCACCTTTGCCTCCCCCCATGCGCTGTCCCATACCCTTGCGGGTGATGGGCTTGAAAGGGGCTGGTACTCTCCACAAAGCAAACATGTTCTTGGGGTCCAGAGAGCGGTTGATTGTCAGGCGCATCATTTCGAAATGGCCCCAGTGGAGGTAACCACCACCCAGTGCCTAAAAGTAGATGAAACAATTAGAAACACGTGGGGACTTAGGTATCTTTTATGGGCTCTTTCATAATAACTGCGGCTTCAATGATATACATAAAGATAGAAATAGAAGTTCTAGTAAGAACCATGGAGGAAAAGCCTAAATGAGAACAAGGGTGGACCCATTTCAGTGGATAACCAGGGAAGGCCTCTTTGAGGAGATGACACTTAAGGCTGAGGCCAGAATGGTAGGAAGTGGCCAAGGGAAAACAGACAATAGTTACAGGCAGAGGAATGGGGTATGTGAAGGCCCTGACACAGTAAGGGGCTTGGGGAGTTGGAGCAGACTAAGGGACAGGGCTTGGGCATGAGGTTCTGAGAGGTTGGCGGGGCTGCTCATGCAGGCTGTGGGAAGGACCGTAAAATACTGCTCTGGCTGCCTGATGGGAAATCAATCCTAGTTCACACCCATTTGTGCAGCTTCTGACATCAAGTCTTCATGGGAGCTACCTGAGTAAGGAAACAGTCGTCCCACATCCTAAGTCATGGGTAGTTTTATTTCTAGCAGAGGTCTGAGAAGATTTCACAGTATGATTATAGGGGCCAAATAGGTAgcctcttccttttcctgcttttacACTATCTGCACTCTACacgaaaaaaaaagagaactcaaatGTTTACTGGGTAGTGCACATCATTTTAAAGACCAAacggtgggggcgcctgggtggctcagtcggttaagcatccaactttggcttagatcatgatctgatctcatggtttgtgagttcaagccccgcgtcgggctctgtactgacagagcctggagcccgcttcagattctgtctttctctctctgcacctcctccacttgtgctctgtctctgtctctctttcaaaaataaacataaaataaagagcaaatgGTGGCAGTTCTAATAACACCTGTGGAGGAAGAGAACAACTCCAAGAGCATGAGATTTTGCTAATCCCTGACTTCCATCCTATAGCCACTTGACACTGAACTCACTTACCAAGATTGCAAAACTGCCTTCTGTGAACTCGGTGGCTTCGGCAGAAGGTCCCCGTATGTCACTCAAGTTCTTGGGTTCCCTTCTGACTTTTGGCACAAGTGGAACCCTCTCAACAAATCTAAGCTTGGGCTTTTCAGGAATGGAAACATCTAAAAAGAGCACAACCAAGAATAAATACAACAACACATTTCGAAGGatccattttcttctagaaagatTTATAACAATCAAGTGAGAGTCTTGAAGTTACCACTAAAAAGTAATTCCAGAAGCATATTGGGTTTTTCCTGCCAATGCTTTTTTTTCCAGTGTCAACTGGAATCTTTTGGTTATGACAAGACTTAACGGAGAGGCTTCTGAGCCTTTGAAGATGCGCAGTTTTAACCTTCAAACAAAACGCACTCTCTGCCTGAAACTAGAAGAGAGACCActgggaaggtacagagattaaGAATGTCACAGAGTTAAGActggctaacttttttttttttaatgtttccaagTGCTAGACACGGAGTAGAATGCTTTATgtgcactatctcatttaatctttattttttttttattttttattaaaaaaaattttttttttcaacgtttatttatttttgggacagagagagacagagcatgaacgggggaggggcagagagagagggagacacagaattggaaacaggctccaggctccgagccattagcccagagcccgacgcggggctcaaactcacggaccgcgagatcgtgacctggctgaagtcggacgcttaaccgactgcgccacccaggcgcccctcatttaatctttaaagcGATTTTATAGCTTAGGAATTTCTTAGggcttccctttttaaaaagtttgaacaTTTTCAAGTTTAACACACATAATCAAAGGGCCAAATAAAAAGTGTACAGCTCAGTGAATTATCACAAAATGACTGCATAAACACACCCACATTAACACACCCAGATCACGGAACAGAACATTAGGCGGGTACTATTTTAAAGCTCCGTTTGATAAAAGGGGAATGTGAGGCCTAGAGATATTTTGTAATTTGTTCTAGGACATTCAGTGAAAACAGCAAAGTCAGAccgtatgactttttttttttttccttcaaaatactACATGGCCTCTCTGGATGTTAATGGGGGTAGTGGAAAGAATATTTACTACAATGAATATGAAAATATCTAAATTCTCCTctgccacattcttttttttttttttttgtaattttttaaaaagtttatttattttgagagagacagagacagtgtcagcgggggaggggcagagagagactgccaagcaggctccacgctgtcagcatagagcccaatgtgcggcttgaactcacgaaatcaCGCTATcaagacctgagtggaaaccaagagtcggacacttaaccaactaagccacccaggcgcccctctgccatGTTCTTGTTAAGAAACCTGCAACCCAGGAATCCTTTGATCTGTGCTCTCTTTCTACAGGGCTTGTCACACTGACACCTGTATGCTGCGTACAATGGGCAACAGCTTGCGGCACTGAAGGCAGGTGGACTGAAATGCAGGCCAGACGTGCTGCATCCTTCTTTCCTATCAAACGTTCTGACAagttgggaggaaaaaaattataacttttaagtcatttaaaacaGGTCTATAGTAAAACAAGCATGGCTTTGCCCTGGAGTCAAACACAAAACAGGGGCCTTCAAGGAAATACCAAATTATTAATGGGCTATTTAGGGTTACAGAAACTGCCCGTTCTCCTCCAGTTTCTACAAGCAGCTACAGAGGAATTTAGTGATGCTTTCTCTCACCTACAAGTCCATATGTACTTCCAGAGCAGAGTCGTTTAACAATTACATGCAGAAGCCAAAGCCCTCAGAGGTcaaggatgctttttttttttttttttttttttgagatttccaATATATTAGCGATATGGtaaattagggacacctgggtggctcagttggttaagtattgactcttgatttcagctcaggtcatgatctcactgtttgtgagttcgagcctgcatccggctctgtggtggcagcgcggagcctgcttgggatcctctctctgcccctccctggtgcacgctctctctcaaaatacataaataaactttaaaagaaaaataaaagatatggtCAATTAGATTTACAATTG
Proteins encoded in this window:
- the MRPL16 gene encoding 39S ribosomal protein L16, mitochondrial, with product MWRVLARAGAPLLRTQLSDSWVAPPASAGLKTLLPVPAFEDVSIPEKPKLRFVERVPLVPKVRREPKNLSDIRGPSAEATEFTEGSFAILALGGGYLHWGHFEMMRLTINRSLDPKNMFALWRVPAPFKPITRKGMGQRMGGGKGAIDHYVTPVKAGRLIVEMGGRCEFKEVQGFLDQVAHKLPFPAKAVSRETLEKMRKDQEEREQNNQNPWTFERIATANMLGIRKVLSPYDLAQKGRYWGKFYMPERV